One window of Ignavibacteria bacterium genomic DNA carries:
- a CDS encoding sigma-54-dependent Fis family transcriptional regulator, with translation MEKRKLKILVADDEVLLTNSLKSILSRMGYEVRVCYHGGEVYALVKEFQPDAVLLDIFLGDVNGIELMKRLREEFAEIPVVMITANSDVSMAVRAMKEGAMDYVVKPFDLDILNIIIQKAVENAALRTSYRPQSLGKKSLFLPTIIAESEEMKLIMNLARQFAYSNSTTVLIQGESGTGKELVARAIHQLSNRTNGPFISLNCGAIPRDLAESEFFGYEKGAFTGATEKLKQGKFELAHYGTLLLDEVGELSLDMQVKLLRILEEKRFYRLGGTKEIEVDVRVLASSNRDLIQEVAAHRFREDLFYRLNVATITIPPLRERKRDIIPMAETFLKEFSQKFNKAEFILSAESKIFLENYLWRGNVRELRNALERIVLLHSPCEITVSQFSFLKTPDNGFSTMKNFYYNALPIAQETNSVRDSIMKALEQSKGNQLKAAKILGLTRSKLRYRIEQLHIDISQYK, from the coding sequence ATGGAGAAACGAAAACTAAAAATTCTCGTCGCCGATGATGAAGTCCTTTTGACGAATTCGCTCAAAAGTATACTTTCCAGAATGGGATACGAAGTGCGTGTTTGTTACCATGGAGGAGAAGTATATGCGCTTGTCAAAGAATTTCAACCAGATGCAGTTTTGTTGGATATATTTTTGGGCGATGTCAACGGTATAGAATTGATGAAACGTCTGCGGGAAGAATTTGCAGAAATTCCTGTCGTGATGATAACGGCAAATTCCGATGTTTCGATGGCGGTTCGCGCAATGAAAGAAGGGGCAATGGATTATGTTGTCAAACCGTTTGATTTGGATATTCTCAACATTATCATTCAAAAAGCAGTTGAAAATGCAGCGTTGCGTACTTCCTATCGTCCTCAATCCCTTGGGAAAAAATCGTTATTTCTTCCTACCATCATTGCTGAAAGCGAAGAAATGAAATTGATTATGAACTTGGCTCGTCAGTTTGCATACAGTAATTCAACCACAGTGCTTATCCAAGGAGAAAGCGGAACTGGAAAAGAACTTGTGGCGCGTGCAATTCATCAGTTAAGTAATCGAACAAACGGTCCATTTATTTCACTTAATTGCGGTGCAATTCCACGTGACCTTGCAGAGAGCGAATTTTTTGGATATGAAAAAGGTGCCTTCACCGGAGCAACGGAAAAATTGAAACAAGGAAAATTTGAACTTGCGCATTATGGAACATTGTTACTTGATGAAGTTGGAGAATTAAGTTTAGATATGCAAGTAAAATTATTACGCATCTTGGAAGAAAAACGATTTTACCGATTGGGTGGAACGAAAGAAATCGAAGTAGATGTGAGAGTACTTGCTTCTTCCAATAGAGATTTAATTCAGGAAGTTGCCGCACATCGGTTTCGTGAAGATTTGTTCTATCGTTTGAATGTTGCAACAATCACGATACCTCCACTACGGGAGAGAAAAAGAGATATAATTCCGATGGCAGAAACGTTCTTAAAAGAATTTTCACAAAAATTCAACAAAGCCGAATTCATATTGTCCGCGGAATCGAAAATATTTTTAGAGAATTATCTTTGGCGCGGTAACGTACGAGAATTGAGAAATGCACTCGAAAGAATCGTGCTCCTTCACTCGCCGTGCGAAATTACCGTATCACAATTTTCTTTCCTCAAAACTCCTGATAACGGATTCAGTACAATGAAGAATTTTTATTATAATGCTCTTCCGATTGCACAAGAAACAAATTCTGTTCGCGACTCAATTATGAAAGCGTTGGAGCAATCGAAAGGTAATCAATTAAAAGCCGCAAAAATTCTCGGACTCACGCGTTCCAAACTTCGTTACAGAATAGAACAACTGCATATAGATATTTCGCAGTACAAATAG
- a CDS encoding polyprenyl synthetase family protein, producing the protein MKSLQSRVQALKNTIEKELTLVMKKNNSAFKEFISYELLQSGKRVRPILTFLSSSMCGGKLENTLGVATAIELLHLFTLVHDDIMDNASFRRGRETLHEKWDVGTAILTGDLLLSFAYNIFSKTNFKNNIAYVTVFTKGFSDVCEGQALDKQFEARLDISLQEYISMIEKKTGALCATAAMLGGISSHCTKRKLRALELFGKNIGIAFQIQDDYLDNFGDEKTFGKKIGGDILEGKRTFFLVRSLEINPRDEMILRLASRKISSSQISAVIKKFRDMNLHTEASNLVKQYTDEALNELDVFPSSHEKQLLVNFSRHLIARSS; encoded by the coding sequence ATGAAATCTTTGCAATCTCGAGTGCAAGCATTGAAAAATACCATTGAGAAAGAATTAACATTAGTGATGAAAAAAAACAATTCTGCATTCAAGGAATTCATCTCGTATGAATTACTCCAAAGCGGAAAACGGGTTCGACCGATTCTTACGTTTCTATCGAGTTCTATGTGTGGAGGGAAACTTGAAAATACACTCGGAGTTGCCACTGCGATAGAACTATTGCATTTGTTCACTCTTGTTCACGACGACATCATGGATAATGCAAGTTTCCGGCGCGGAAGAGAAACGCTTCATGAAAAATGGGACGTAGGAACTGCAATACTTACCGGAGATTTGCTTCTTTCTTTTGCCTACAATATTTTCAGCAAAACTAATTTCAAAAACAACATTGCTTACGTTACTGTATTCACAAAAGGATTTTCCGATGTGTGCGAAGGGCAAGCATTAGATAAACAATTTGAAGCGCGATTGGATATTTCTCTTCAAGAATATATTTCGATGATTGAAAAAAAAACGGGGGCATTGTGCGCAACTGCGGCGATGTTAGGAGGAATTTCTTCACATTGTACGAAACGCAAACTGCGCGCGTTAGAATTATTTGGGAAAAACATAGGGATAGCATTTCAAATTCAGGACGATTATTTAGATAATTTCGGCGACGAAAAAACGTTCGGGAAAAAAATCGGAGGCGATATTCTGGAAGGGAAACGAACCTTTTTTTTAGTTCGCTCATTAGAAATAAATCCGCGCGATGAGATGATACTTCGTCTTGCTTCACGAAAAATTTCGAGCAGTCAGATTTCCGCTGTAATAAAAAAATTCCGCGATATGAATTTGCATACCGAAGCATCGAATCTTGTCAAGCAATACACCGATGAAGCGTTAAACGAACTCGATGTCTTTCCTTCCTCACATGAAAAACAATTACTGGTGAATTTTTCCCGTCATTTAATTGCAAGAAGTTCGTAG